The Takifugu rubripes chromosome 16, fTakRub1.2, whole genome shotgun sequence genome contains the following window.
CCTCTGAGCAGAAGAAGTTCTGAGAAGAAGCACTAATGAGCCGTGACTCATGCgtttcagacagaaaacactAAATTGGGACAAGTGTCCGTGGAGACGTCGTCTCTAAGACGTACAGTCTGTCCAGACGTTCCAGCGTGTGCGAGTATGGGCATGAATGAGCTTATTTTGTTCAGCACTTTTGGCGATCCACGCGTCCATTTTCTATGCAAAAGCAGAGATGCAGCTTTCATGTCCctgtcctccatcacctccacagcTGTTGGATTTTGGCTTTGTCCTGCGTTCTATCTTTCATAGTGGTCTAGATTTGGAAACAAATGCAAGGAGCTGAGATTTAAATGTCAACTTATGCCACCAAATCTCATATAAGCCTTCCAGCACCCCTGTTCACACTGCAAGGACATGCAAGCTTGGTTTATATGTAACTTCAGGGAAACCTGATAACTTTATTTTCTAATAGATCAAATCTTTGCTTGAAAATCAAAAGGATTAATATTAACCAGACGTCTGGAAATGTGTCACCGTGGAAAATAGGAAATcactggaaaataaaagaacatgCTAATAAGTGAAGTCCAACAccataaaagacagaaaagcaaGAAACTTGGAGGTGACTCTTGGTTCTTCACCGTGGAAAAATGAAAGACTtgcaagaacacacacctcCTGGCGGTAAAAGGCCGTTAGCCTCGGTTTGAAACAGATGGACAGAGCCAGAATGCTGCTGCTTATTTAAAAAGAAGCTTGTCGATGACACGCACGCTATTTGCCCCGTGCACCCCGTGACAGCAACAGGGATCCTCCCTAacagctaagctaacagctTGGATGTGATTCAACTTTGGCTTTTAGCTTAGCTTCAAGAGTTTGCCAAATATATATGCTCAACAAAATGATTAATGCAgcaattttgtttttgttcccatTTTTTATGAGCTGCACTCAAAAATTCCAAGACCTTTTCCATGTACAGATTTCTCTCAAATAGGGCAGCGTAAGGAACGCCTGCGCAATAATCACAAACGTCTTATCAGCGCCTTGGTACCTGTGAGGTGGGTGGGAAATCTCAGGAAAGGAGAAGTGCTCACAACACAGATTTAGACTTGTGAACAATATTTGTGGAAATGGGCCTTTTGTCGTAGATCTTTGATTTGAGGTCATGAAAAACAGGAGCAAAAACAATAGTATTGTGTTCTATTTTTTTCCAATGTATAAACTCTATTGTTGTGTtgcattattttgtttttttgttatatATTTAGAATAGAATCactgtgttttttcctttaaGGTGCTAAACAAATTTACTCCAACCCCACTACACTGTTAGCGCCCTATAAAAAAAGTGCCGAGCTTGAACTTTTCACTCAGCGCAGGTCGTATTTATATGTGCAGAAAAACATGGTGTTGCTAAATGCACGACACCCCAGTGAAACACTGTGGGGATTCAGGTACGGGGGTTCAGGGGTTCCACATTTGTGGAAAAGTACCTAAAAACAATGCCAGAAAGAATGCAAGCCGCACGGCCAAAGGAGTGACATTTTTTTGTGAATAAGGCTTATTTACGTTTACCAATTTGTTATTTTCTATAAGTCTTAGTTTTCcaataaattagaaaaaaacccacaatagTCTGCTTTGTGTTGTTAGCGACGTCTGGAGGTGGCCTCACTGAAACAGCGGTGGAAGCAGGAACGCAATAAAAGCTTTGGCTGAACCTGTCCAGTGATTTCATGCTCGACAAGAGGGATAAACGGAGGACTCGGCTTCCACCGCCGGCGCCTTGCTTCGCACAATAAACAGCCCAATGCACAATCTGCTCCATAAAACAGACATCAATCACAgagcctccacctccacctgagCATCTCGAtgtggtgtgtgtttctccatCGTGTCAAACGACAACAGTTAAGCACATTTATTGTAGAGTGACAGCAAAGCTTTTTGCGAAGGTGAATTTTAATCTGACAGGATGCACTTTGGGGTGGAAACAACATCAGGAGTTCATCAGCGTCTCCCCAAacaaaatcagtgttttttgGTTGACTGACTGAAACTCGGCTCAGATGTCATATTTCTTCTAGTCCTCTGCAACTCATTTGTCTCCTGGGCGGCGGACCATTTCGTGATACCTCATAAGCTGCGCCCCACATTTCAGACTGAATTTTATACGCGGATGTCCGCCTCTTCAACCCGTTTTAAGTGGTTCTTTAATCTACAGTTCACGGTATCTGCATGCCTTGAATTCTAATGTTGCATGAGAGACTAGATGAACTGTCAGGATGGACATTCGTCACTACTGACTTAAGAACCACAAACATGGACTCCTTCACGGGAAACCCGTCAGTTCGCTGCAACAATGCTGCGTAAATCACTGAGGGTCGGAGGAAGCAGCACTTCGCCGTCACATTACCCGTAACACCCTCTAACTGCGCATTCCTTCACTGCCTGACATCAGTGACCTATTGACCTCTGCCAGGCAGCAGCCCGTGAGCGTAAAAGTGAATTTTCTATCCACTCGAAAGACAAATGAGTTGAATGACAAATGAGGCTGTTGAAAAACGGCTTCATTTGGATAAGAATTGAAAGATTACAGAGATGTGACTAGGGAACCACACGGTAAGGTCGCTGCGTCGGAGATAAGAAGGGTTCAGACTCCTCTATCACACAGAGCTTAAAGTGGACTCATCAAACAGCCGCACATCTTTCATGTGAACGACTGTAGCTCCCTGTTGGCCCTCAGACCGGTCACAAGACCACACTTTCTTCATTCTTACAGGGAGCTTTGAGATGTTTTTGACCAAGCTTGGGATAAAAAGATACCTGGAGGAAAATACTAGCACTTTAGCACAAATCTAATGCAGAGAATGAAAGACCACAACTTTCCTGATATTGATTAAAACTTCTCTTTTAGAAAAAACCCAGGATGTAGAATCTAACCAAAATAAACAGGACACCTTATGGTAGAACAGTTCTGGAAAAAAAGGCTGCTGGTTTACATAATAAACCCATTGCCGTTCCCAATATTCCCATTTAACCCGACGCaaaaaaggcattaaaataTAACATtctttctctgtgcatttaacacacatttaaacatcaaatacaaaacataaatgtgtagAAGTCCGTCTTTATACTTTGTCAAACATGTTAAAACCAGGGAGGACCGTCATGTGAAGGAATGGAAACtatcttctccaaaagtcaggATTAGCAGAGATCCAGGTTGTTGACTCCAAACGAAAACCATTTTTGGACATCACAGGCCTCAgtccttctttctcttttctgctcGTGATTTTTGTTGCAGCTGAAGAGTTTTTAACTCAGCCATCGTGGAAAAGGTCCTGTACACCCACACCATCTGGCAGAGGAAAACCGCAACCAGCACGTGAGAAACAATGTTAAGGTGTGCTTTTATATTCTGACTTGATGTGACACTGATGCTGAATAATGAAGCTTACCACAATGATGATTGTGTTTAGAAGAAGAGGGATAGAGTAGACCAAAGATATGAACATGCCTTTGGAATCAAAGTACTGGAAATTAGAGAAGgccctgcaaaaaaaacccaccagacATAAATAACAATGATCCACcacacctgttttttttaaaaaaaaatatgaactATGAGAGATAAATGATTTACCTCCAGTTCATGGCAGCCAACTCATTTAAATACTCAGCGCTGTACACCAGACCAACTGTGGGGAGAGGTCAAACATGGGAAAACATTTGAATTTAATACAAATCTAAGGCGGAAGTTGAGAACTACCACATACAACACCATCATACGCCATCAGCAAACTATACTGGACTGTTTTACTGTCACTTGAGATCATGTTTGTATATTTTTTATGATTTTCATTTCTGGGCTAGGTTTATCATAAACAGAATGCTCTTGGCAGTGTCAAATGTATCCTGCAATAAAAGTGTGTCAAGGACTTGTTAAATAGTAGCGTAGGGTCATTTAAATGGCTAATTGTTTTATTACAACTTGGTGCTCTACCATGTCTCACTTTCACATATGTTATCCATTATATTAAGACTAATTAGCACATTGTTGAGGCTACTTGTATTGTCTACTTAcgcaggagcaggaagtgacataTCTGGGCTCTGTAATACCGGCAAGTCAACACAGTCAGGCACAAACACACGATATGAAATATCATTAACCCGATCAGCCAAGGCTCCGACCACTGCACCTACatattaatataaaaaaaagatcagtcatttaaaatgttaacTAAAGACGAAACTGATCAAGCATCTATTGTAAATATAGAATCAAAACCAAGAGTTTGCAAATAAAACAAGCTAGCTCCAAGAATCGGGAAACACTGGTCTCGATGTTACTTACAGACATCAGAAACGTCCATACGGATGTAATCCTTAGATTACTGAATCCATCAATGGGAATCGAAGTAACATTTTTGACTTTTTGGTCTGTCATCTTCACTAGACTCTGAACTCAGTACGgtagtttctttttctttttcttcttcacgtCGACTCTCCCTTCTTCTCCAGTTTATCGGCGCCAGGTAACCAGCTTACTGTTGCATTACTGCCCCCAGCGGCCAGGAGAGCGAATCACTACGTACCGTATAAGCTCGATTTGCAATAGTTTGTATAAAGACCAACGCAATTCACATAGTTTGTTTACAAGAAGTTTTGAACTCCAGCTTCTATCATAATTTACCACTCTACAGATTCAGCATTTTAAGATCTATCTATTTAGATTTACTGTCATTTCAGCAGTTTTAAATCACTGACATTCTTCATAGTAGCTTTTCTTGCACGAACACCATAATTAAACTTGTTTTGCTAATAATACATATACAACACCATTATTTCCCCCAGAAACTGTTTCTGCAATTACAGAAATTATCATTGCAAGTTTGTTCATATgtacaattttattttttaaaatattttcacaaACTTACAGAGGTGCCACAAAGGTTCCTTCAGAGGTGACACCGGTACAAAAGTTAAGAACTCTATTACAGTTCCACTTGGTCCAGTCTGACATAATGGCTCGGTCtagttttctttttgtctctttctctctcagctCCTGATTATCCTCTCCTGCTTAATTCTTGACTGTCTGTAACAAGCATGTGGTTCCAGTTACCATATTTCAGCCcacagtaaaaacaaacaaaaaaactgttACTGATAAGCCGCTCTTGcgagtgcaaaacctcccacctccaatatcacgaatgaggaaagaagggccattgcatccttagccaaggacaagaacatcaccatcttaccagctgacaaaggtaggtgcacggtcgtacttaataccactgactatgacaccaagatactcagtctcctgacagataccgccacatatgagaaactcaagcgggaccccaccagctcatacaagaagaaggtggtagacttactacagaagctggaaaaggataaagccattgacagaccacaatactaccgtctatatccaggagaaaccatcccttgcatttatggattgcccaagatccacaaaccagggacccctctcagacccatagtaagcagtatcaattctgtaacctacaacatttccaaatacttggcctccatcttgtctcccatggttggcaagaccccacaccacatcaaaaactcccaagactttgctcaaaaagtcgttggactcacactacttccagaagagactatggtatcttatgatgtcacgtcactcttcacgtgcatccccaccgccagcgccatagacaccatccacaagcaccttctattggacaagaaccttacagaaagaaccaccttaacaccggcccaaatctgcaccatgctggacctgtgtttgaacaccacttatttccagtacagagaaggcttctacaggcagaaacatggctgtgccatgggctcaccagtatcccctatagttgccaacctatacatggagaaggtggaatcccaggccctgacatccttcacaggaactgcgccaagccactggttcaggtatgttgatgacacctgggtcaaaattcaaacacaagaattggaagctttctccgatcacctcaacgaaacagacgaacatgtaaaattcacccgggaagatgtaaaaggaaacagtctggcctttctggactgcgcggtcaagatcactgaggacagaaatctcaccatcgaagtctacagaaaacctacacatactgaccagtacctccagtttgactctcaccatccactggaacacaagttgggagtgatcagaaccctccaacaccgggccagagaaatacccaccacatcccaaggcagaaagaaggaacaggaccacattaagacagctctcaaaacatgtggctaccctgactgggccttcaccaggacctcaagaaagcgagacctcagcgaaggagaggaggagagaaacaaacgtcgcagcgtttccatcccctacctgtctggagtctcggagaagtttaggaggatcctccagaaacacgacataccggttcatttcaaacccagcaacactctcagacagaggttagtacacccaaaggacaagacaccaagacccaaacaaagtaatgttgtctatgctgtacagtgccaggaggaatgcaaggaactgtacattggggaaaccaaacaacctctccacagaagaatggcacaacacagacgtgccacctcttcgggtcaggattcagcagtccacttacacttaaaggagagtgggcactccttcgaggacagccaagtaaggatactggccagagaagaccgctggtttgaaaggggggttaaggaagctatccatgttaaattggagaaaccatccttgaacagaggtggtggcctgaggcacttcctatcacccacatacaatgcagtcctccactccttccaacagcaaaacaaacattcacaccattccaggagacccagtgactcatcaccatgtgacccagcagacaaaggggagacacctcaacagaaactaggtgaacgacccgaccaacgaccctgctaacgactctcaggtgactacccggatcattagcatgcaaatggtccacaggggctatatattttcaagctctctcccaagcgatttcagaactgaagaagccttctggatagaaggcgaaacgtcttcaagagaagaaacccagtccagttgacagagaaaactaccttggatacaatgacctggatgactgagaatttacacagacatgttACTGAtaagtttttggtttttataaCTAATACTACTTATTTACCTCCTAAACCTCTACGCAGACATGCACttgaggtttaaaaaaagacccaACAAGTGCCATATACATTTTTTGCACacatgtaaaataatttaaatcaaTAAAAGGAGAGTTCATTATATTCCTTTTGCTATCATTTATCAAATATTCTTTCAGaaacaaacataaacatgaTGAAAACTACATTAACATATAAAAGTAAAGACGGTTTAGTTGCAGAGGTTAATTAGAGGCGGTGCAGGTTTCAGATCTCAGCTGGTGTTTCTGCCAGGGTGAAAGTCGGGGGCAAAGTTTGCAGCCGCAGAGATGGGAGTCGAGTAGCCAAGAGCGAAGTTGTAGAGACCCAGCACCAGGCATTTCCAGGTGACACGGAGCGCCTTCCCAACATTCTGAAACACAGACAACATTACAGCTCGTTAAACATTCAGATTCATTTATTAGAATGAAtaattcattattcattcaaTTTAAATACACTTAAACCCTGTGTTGTTATTCTGCTGTTGTGCCTTTTAAATGTGGAGTACCTCTGGGGTCAGTTCTTGGTCCACTCTCATTCCCATGTTTCAGCCATAATTCCTGTCCTTTTGTCTCCTTAAGTTgccatgttgattttttttttttttttacaattatcACTATTATAGCAACAACATTATAATAGTAGaagcaataaaagcaaaagTGTGATCTAATTAAACTTACACATATACACACCCATACAGGCTCAGGCTGCAGCTATAACTAAAAGTGTAAGCAAACCCTTCATGAATACTATTGTGTCCTCCTACATGTTTccaaggtggttttctctgtcaactggactgggtttcttctcttgaagacgtttcgccttctatccagaagatagatagaaggcgaaacgtcttcaagagaagaaacccagtccagttgacagagaaaaccaccttggatacaatgacctggataaCACAGACCTCCTACATGTTGGAACAGGAAAGGACCGACTGGCTGAAGCGGATACAGGAAGCCaaatgtttgtgtaaaaatagatttaaattcCGCAGTGAGCCAAAAATGATTTTGATTCTGAATTTGTTCTTAAACCTAAAAGAGTCAGTAAATAATTCAATACAGCAGTTTATCGGATCCGACTTTAACGATTAAAGGATTTGACTTTGGAGTCTTCAGGGCCTTCTTTGTTTTGGTAGACATCAAACACCCGCAGACATCTGGTAAACTTTGTTTGAGATGATTGGTTAGAAAAGAAAGGGGTGAATTTCATTATTATGTGATTTCTTCAGCAATATTCTGTTCTGAATGCGTCCACTCAGACAACCAAAACACTGCAGGAATGCTCATCTAAAGTGACACCGGGGGACCCTACCCCCGAGACCAGGGACTGGTTCCTACCCAGAACATGCAAAATTTTAATTTCCCAGAATATCTAATAATTGCACCATCTCCCAAGATATTTACTCAAGTCCCCTTTTTATGATTTAATGCACATGTATGGGAATAATCTAGGGTTGTTTTTATCCTGCTGGGAAATCCAAGCTCAGACGGCAATTTAAAAAATTAGCGAGACTTCAAAAGTATTTAACCACAAGTGGATGTTTGAGTTAACTGCAGAATTTCAAACAGTCCTCCAGATGATTTCTGTGGCTCCAACTCAAGAACATGAAAGCTCATACTGACCTTCCTCACTTTCTTGTactgtttctttttcctcttcttcctctcctccttcagcttgactctctcctcctcgtccaccaGCGGCTCGTATCTCTCCGGCAGGAAGGGAATATGAATTTCTCTGCGCCGTCTGTGGGTTTGTTGTCCATCGCCGTGCTGATCCGTGCCGTCCACATGGCGCTGATAATTCACTTCATGCATGTTTAAACTGACGATGAAGGTCTGGAGTTGCTGCAGCTCTCAGGCATGAAGAAAGATAAGAGTGTCGCTCCTGCTCAGGTCAGGTATGCTGTCACCAGGCGTTATGTGCATGAGTGGAAATGCATTCCACCGGAGGGCTGCTTTGTAGGGGATTTGGCACAGAGCCACTTACAGCACAggccacccccacctcccaaGGATGTCAACTTTAGTCCAGTGTTCTGTCATTTATATCAACAATTAACGAATCTGAAACTCTGAGCACTTGTTAAACAGACTCCCAACCGGTTTTTATCAAACACAATTGGTTTAATGGTCATTAAACATCTAAATGTGGTAGCTTTTATTTACAGTAATAGGAAGGTTTGGGGGGAATTTAAAAGCTCAGATCACCCATTTTCAAACCAACTGGTTCATGCTGGAATATTTAAAAGTATCAATCAAACTGTTCTTTTGCATTAAGACACACTGTGAGACTGTTGGCCAAAGCCTCGTTCACCGTTTGCATTTAAAGGGTACCGTAACTGTGGAATAGATTAAAGATCCAACAGATAACAATGAGTTTCATTTTTCAGATGGACCGGCAGAACTGGAACTGAGTCTGGCATCATTGGCCCATAAATACAGTGAAAGTTACACAACTGTTACTGCTCCTAAATgaatctaaaaagaaaataatttcctGAGAACATTGTGACCAGTTGGCACCACTAAGGCCCCTCCTCTTCTTGTTCCATTTGGGTCTGGCCACGGACTGGATCATTCAGCTGAACAATGTGGATACGTTTGCATTCCGGAAGAGAgctggggggggcaaaaaaagataaaaagcgGTGCAAAAGATGACTGAGCTTGTGCATCTTTCCCTGGAATCTAAACCAGTCAGAATCATTTATGCATAAATTATTTAAAAGTAAATATCCATTAGCCAGATCAATAAAGGCCAGCTATGTGGTCCCAGTGCATTTAGTGTTTACCTCATGCTTTGTGGGGTGAGGAAAATGAACTGTCTTTTTCTTTGACTGTCTGCCACCTTTAACATCATGGCTATGGATATACTCCGGTTCACCATGTCCTGAGTGGAGGAAGAAGCCGAGGATTCATCAACAACAATACGGACTCAGATAATAAATGAGCCTTCTTGATTAAAGTGGGGTCTTTTTACCATGTAAACGTCAAACTCGTCCAGACAGCGAAATGGTGCCTCCGTGATGGgccaaagagagagaacaaagcaAACGGTGGAGAAGGAGCGTTCGCCTCCAGACAAGCAGCGCATGTCATTCAAGTCAGCCTTGTTTCCCTGACCCGGCTGCACCTAGAGGAGCGGACAAGATCTGTTTTATTAACCTCTCATTGCTTCTTCCAAGTTTCGGAGCAGTTAAAACCCAATTTGGTGTAGTATATTGTGGAGGGAAAATTAGACTCAACATGATAAGAGAGAAGCGTTCAACTTACTGAGACAGAGAGGGTTTCATTCTTGTGGTCAAAGGTCATGTTCCCAGTGAAGCCTCTCTGAGCCAGCATGCTATCAAAGTAGTACTTACAGCGTGCCGAGACGAACCTGAGATGGGTTAGATAAGGGattaaaaagagaaactgaAATTTACCACAGTGACGTTTTCTCTGGCCATTCTGCACTCCAGCATACCTACGAAGTACAGTGTAGGCGTAGAGCCTCTGGTCCATGACACGATCCAGACATTTGATGAAATTGTTGAGGTTCTTGATCTGCTGTGCTTTGTTCGCGTAGCTCTCCAGAGCTTCGTGATACTCCCTAAACGAGGAAGAATTTAGACACCAAAGTTAAACTCTCCTGTAGAGCACCATCTTAAATTCTGATTGGACTGTGGGTAACCTACCTCACAATCTCTTCCCGGTCACCCTGATGTTCCCTCTGGGTTGCAATCTTGACCTTGAGACGGGTGATCTCGACGTCCAGGCTCCTGGCCGTCCGTCGAACCACCAGCTGTTCTGGACAGATTTCTTTGGCCTTGGCTATAGATTCCTGAACCATAAATAATCTATTAATGAGACTTAATCGAGGCACCTCTATGGCATTTCCAACTTGCTTCTCACAGGATGAATTATTCTGTGTTCTCCATCATTAAAATATTCCTCCTAAATTTACCTGAAGCTCCTTCTCTTTGCTAGCCACATTGTTCTCAAGAGTCTTGATGCTGCAGAGATGTGCATTGCGTCTCTCCTCATAGTGTTTCTCATGATGCTTGCATTTCATCACCTCCTGATCAGTCTTGCTCAGCTCTTCCTGCAGAAGGACCAGAAGACAATGCTAAAGTTGTCCCTCAGTTAAGCTACACCCACAAAATATTGCAAGAAAGACTCGTGAAACATCAAGCAAAATCAGGTAGAAATGTATTCAAATTGAGAAAGTCAGCGAGTCACAATGGAGTCAGCTTAGTTTCTACCTTTTTCACATcagcctcctcagctgctgtgtttatcagctgtttgtgctgcttgtACTCCTGCTCTGCGTTCTCAAAAGCGCTCTTTAGCTCAGCCATCTGCACTCGGGCCTCATCATACTCAACACGCTTAGATGAGATCTTGGCAATGATCTCCTGAAGATCTTCCTCCTGTGACAATGCATTAACAGCAGAATGTCGAGACAAGCATTCTGGTTTATTAAATGCCAAAACATTTATAGGTCATCGAATATGTAATATAGAACAACAAG
Protein-coding sequences here:
- the tmem18 gene encoding transmembrane protein 18, giving the protein MTDQKVKNVTSIPIDGFSNLRITSVWTFLMSVQWSEPWLIGLMIFHIVCLCLTVLTCRYYRAQICHFLLLLGLVYSAEYLNELAAMNWRAFSNFQYFDSKGMFISLVYSIPLLLNTIIIVMVWVYRTFSTMAELKTLQLQQKSRAEKRKKD